TCAATGTGTAAAATTAGATAGTTTAAAAGTATCTATTTGGAAAACAATAAATTAGATAATCTTAAGTCTAAATtccaaaacatgataaaaaaataGGGACCAATAAACTAGAAGAGagtgcattaaaaaaaaagaactaaaagaaCATTCATGTGCTAaaaccacttaaaaaaaaactatttctagcTCTTCAAACAAATATTGTAAAGGGaggtattaaaatagataaCGTAGTTTTTTAGGatgctaaaagctaaatttttagcacttttgatgtgaatgctctataTGAAATACACAATACTACGCGTATGCAAAATGCGGCTCCTTACCTTAAAAACCCTCAAATAATCATTTATTTGAAATCCACATATTCTCTTTTATTATAATAGTTATTTACAGTTAACTTCCTTTCTTTTGCTGAGTAGTGAGTAACtataaagttgtaattttcaattatgttttGTTGGCATTAATTCCttgtcaaatttgattatatttcttcaatcattttcctGTATGTTCGTGGGATTCAATGTAAGGATTGAGTGTGTGAAATTGGTGAAGAATAGGACAACTTGTGACTTACTTGCGATTGGCTCGTGAGTGGACACTCGCAACTTGCTTGTGATTGGCTCGCAAGTGGACAACTCGTGAAAGGTCACACGAGAAGTACATGCCGGAAACTGAAGAGTTAAGTGCCAAAAGGCATCTCGTGACTCATCTTGCAACTTGGCCAACCCGCAAGATGATCTGCGAGATCCACTGTCAACCTGTTTTAGTGTGCTTTTCTCgtttctttacccacactataaaAGCTCACATTACCCATGAAATTGTAAGGAgacttttagagagaaaaccctagaaatccATTTGAAAGTTAGAGATTGTAAActcacaatcatctacacatttcccTTAGTTTTCCTTTACTCCGACCTCTCTAATTACATacccttgagaggttcttagcccaaacacATACCTCTCTTAATTTGAGTGTTGAGAGTTGTTTTGGTGCCTATGGGCTATGGGAAGCATTAGATGAAGCCATTCTTTGGAGCTAATTGTGGGATTCGGATAACTAGTAAAGACAAGAATACACTTTGTTAGTTTTTAGGACTGCAATGCTAACCATTGCTCATAAAACCAATTGGTGTTAGAAAGAGGCTTGTTTTAGTCTTTAAAAGCACAAAGTCTCACATCTGTACGTTCTATGGGTGGGCATGAGGGGCTTCGCGGTGTGTTGTACTAGCAGGTTGGGGTATCAAGCACCGATGCCACGCTTGCACATGACAACAAATATAGGGTGCTGGTTGCCCATAAGGTCAACACCCCATAGGGTCCATAAGGCGAACAATCACCCCCAAGTGACACCTCAAACCTGTAGCCTTGCTTTGATTCCACTTTTAACTTCAGCTAGAACCCTCTTGAACCCAATACAAAGCAAATCTCATTTCAAGTATTGAAATACAAATCAATTGATAAAAAATACATGGCAAAATTTTCATGGAATTAGCTAACAATCTAAAGATCCTAACATTATGTaaagatatttttaggttgtcAACCATGAACAAATTGTAACTTTTAGAACTTAGTTTTTATCTAGTGTTTAGTcaagaaatattttgaaacaagACAAATGAAGTTTTGCACAGATGAAGActtaaaaaatcagaaaaacatGTGCAGATAAGTTTCACTTATCTCAACCGATTGAGATGCACATCTTGACCGATCGAGTTTCGGGTCAGATTTCAGATCTTGCTTTTTTCTCAGCCATTGGATCTAGGGTTTTAATGGaaattaagtatatatataaatacaaaccCTAGAGCACATTTTTATACATTCAAGAGGACAGTGTTTTTTACACAAATCTGGAGTTTTCCAAACATTTTTGAAGTTACAGCTGGAGACCTTGTGCAAACAACAGATCCAGTCATAAAGCAAAGTTGTTGCTTTAAGTCAACCACAGTTGATGATCTAAATCTTTGAGTGGAGATCTCAAAGCCACAAATAGAAGAGTTTGTATGCAACAGTTTCACAGTAGAAGAGCTCATAGATTCGGAGTTACATGTGGTCACGCCAATAAGTACTACATGAGGTAGTagtagatttagggttaagtcTATCGTATAATTAAACTCTGATTCTATTAGTGAAATGTTACCTTGATgattgtttaggttaaatcctccccagtttttttactttgaaaccaCAGTTTCAAAAGTTTTCCCAAGTCATCATTCTTGGTGTTCATGTGATTTGTGCTTGTTTGATGTTTAATTGATTCAGATCTATTGCATATTtattctaattaattatttggttAATCTTTGATAAAATCTGAGACAATTGGGGTCTAAAACCTTAACACATTAGTATAGATATAGAGTGAGATCATGGATTTAGAAGAGTAACTCCATTTTATCAATGAATAGTGAATCTCATCATTAatagaatatattattatttcaaaGGATAGATACCATGATGTTATATTCTCAAATTACTAAATAAGTACTCTTAGGATTATTCATTTGTGGATTGAGCTTGGTAAGACTTGAGTTCAAATTCGTAAGGAAAATTTGTAATTTCCTTCATGCTTAACCTCTAAAGGTTGGATGTTGAATGCTTTTTGTCTCTTCAGGCAACTGACATGATTGGGGAAGGAAGAGAGAATCATAGAACAGGAATACAGCCAAAAAggagggacaaaaaaaaaaaaaaaaaaacatggtttTAGATAAGCCATGGAATTAATCAGCTAAGAATAATAACGTACGTGGCTTGTTTAATTTGATCCTAGAAGACGAAGCTTACTCCAGGTGAGCCAAAAAGTAAATGGGTAAAATATACAGTAATACTTtttaagctaaaaaaaaaaaaaaaaaaaaaaaaaaaaaaaaactgaaattgatCATGTACAAGCCGACCATCAATTTAATTGGTGGCATGGCCGGTTTGTCCACAACTATAATCTTTAAATTTCTGtacttatttttttgagagtATAAATATTGACCTCATTATTAATTACTAATAATTAATCCCAGAGAGTCAAAATCATGCATAACGTAGTAGGAGAAAATCGATGTGCTTTCTAGTAAACTAGCCAGTACGCTGATAAGGGGTAGAATCTAAGGTTGTGTGTTTCGGTTATAGGAAAAGTTGTCGAGAACAGGCTggttattgaaaaaataaataataataaataaataaaaagacaaggATCGGGCACAAGAGGAACAGAATAGTTAATTATCCCATGTTTTTCACATTTGTTTTCAACATTATTTAATGTTATATAGTAGTAgattattaagtttttttcGGTTTCAAGACATTCAGTCTATAAATAGCTCTTAAAAGACATGGTGAGGGTCACAAGAGAAAGCGACTATAAGAGAGTCTTTTCTTTGATTGGTAAGAAGTTCAGCAGATATGGGAATAAAGAATATTGGTTTGGTCCTAGCATTATTCCTAGGTTTTTTGTTTCTGGATGGGCTGTTTCTTTGCATGGCTGATCACCACGAAATCACCTTTGATGTAAGTTTTCTTGCACTATACTGCTTGCTCCTTGTAAAAAACATAGACACTAGTTGAAAACTTTATAGTTTAATTGTATTCTAACAAGTACATTTACGATTCAAATCTTCTTATCTTTCACTAGTGCCGGCTCAATGGGTGAGCGAAATAGGCAACCGCTTGAGGCCTCCAATGAAAAAAGGTCCCTAAATTTTTACCAATAGAGATATTCttatactaataaaattattaattaagccCTAAATATTcaccaataataaaaaaaattgttgttttttatcaaagaaaaaccagttaaagaaaaatattttcattggatttaatctctcacacataaatgttaaaagaactcattaatcttgtactagtaaataaatttatactcaGATTCTAtttagaaatatcaaatatataactttattaaaattttcattcataattttttagtatttggttacTTCATTCAATAaatagtgtttatttttttgtatagtCATTGAATAATGCGatgaatttgttttaatttgtaatttttttccaaaaaaatagattttaaattgaaaaaaaaaccaaaagttaaataaatattctattaatatttaaagtataaaaatagACCTCACTTAAAGTTGTTACTTTAGGCCCCACAATATCTTGAGCCAGTCTTGTCTTTCACtattgcatttttgtttttgtttttgttttttgtttttgttttgttttgctttgttttttttttgttttgttttttttttttttttcatttaaactAAAGGATCCAATTGTGAAGGGCCTGAATGATCttgatgaattttcttttttaaaattattttttcctcctTCTAATAGTGtatcatttaaatataaatataaatataaatcgtTTTTGCAGCTGGAGATGAAACCTTTTAACAAGCTGTGTAACGGGACCATCAACAAATTGGTTGTGGACGGCTTCCCTGGCCAACAAATTAATGTCCGCAGAGGCGATACGGCTTCTATTACCGTTAGGAATAACGAAGACTATAATGTTACCATTCACTGGTaataacctctctctctctctctctctctctctctctctctctcatattgaAGACTGTTGGTGATaatgcaataaaaattataagaaaatttaaaattagaataaaactaTTCAGATGAGACCAGCAAATCTTTCTCTGGTTTAAAAGATGTTCGAGCCATTTTATGATTGGCAAAGCTCATAATCCAGTACAAATGCAACATAGCTTTTATCTGATTTAATTGATCTTTCAGGACACAACAACTTGATTGAATTGTCATTAActtaagaaaattataaatttactaCTAAAGCGAAAAGTCttccaaataaatatattttctttatccAAATACATTAAATTTTCAcgtatataatattatttgcaATATATGCGACAATTACAcagtatatttttatatattgctTTAATTAAGGGATTATGCCAATGTGTTTATTTGTATGATTGAGAAatataaccaattttttttcatataaattttattgttcacTTCTAatgattgttctttatcatggacaccaatcggtttttgatGTAAGCGGGAATTAAAttttagatctcttattcaaccatcataGATTTTAacagttgaactaactggaacccataagttgaaactcttaaaaaaaagttctaatcTCTTGGATGTTGGATCAAACCAACATTTGAAAGTTGAAGTTCTTAGCAACAccctcctcccccccccccccccccccccacccccacaaaaaaaataataataataaagaaagtgATCATGATTTACTAATAAACCGATGGAAGCTTTAATTTTGGTTCATCATACCATAGAATTCCTTAGATAGAGTGCATTAGTTTTCCAACTGATTTCAAATAAATAGTTGTATTGACCATTAAAAcataaacaatattattttttataagagcAATTATATTCAATACAGTTGTGTGTTAGAATTCATTTAGGAAACATAACGCAATAGGTCTAAGAAACAGtaattaaaatttacaaaaataaaaataaaaaacaagaaaaaaagctCCTTTTCTAAACATTACCATATTGGTTTCAAAATGGCACCTAGCTAGCTAGCCATTAACAAATCAGCATTATGAAGTAAAGATGATATAAAAATTGATGAATGTCAACTCATACATTTCTTTACAGGCATGGATTATCGCAACGAAAAAATCCATGGTCAGATGGTCCTGAGTATATTACACAATGTCCTATCCAACCAAAAAGTGAGTTCACTTATAAGATTAAATTTGAGGATGAAGAGGGAACTCTATGGTGGCATGCCCATAGTGACTGGGTACGTGCCACAGTACATGGTGCCATTGTTGTTAAACCTGCTGAGGGAACAACTTATCCATTTGATGAGCCAGCAGACGATTTTGTAATCATACTCGGTAAATTAATTTCTGTCTGGAAATTTTGGGTCCAGTATAGGATTGCGTTGAACATATACAcgtagaaaataaaaacatattaacATTTATCTAAATCTTAACCTTACTTGCTGCAGGGGAATGGTACAAGAGAGACATGAACTCAACGGTCATTGATACCTTGGAAATAGGAGGTGATCCAGACAAATCAGATTCTTACACTATCAATGGTTTTCCAGGACCTCAAGTCAACTGCCCCAGTGGTATGAaagattatataaatatataattccTATAAGAATCAACGTTTTACCAGTCATATCATCATCAACTATTGCTAAGATAATCGAATGATAATTTTGCATAATATAGAATTAACATGACCCTTCAAGCACAGCACATGTTAGCTCCCTTTTTCGCTTATACTTGTTGTTGGAGATCGGTTTTGagatcattaaaaaagaaaaagatgtagAGCTAACTAGAGATCTATGATTTGATATATTGTAGTTAGTACAATAGATCGATACCCATTTAGCTAGGAGcatacaaaattaatttaaattttgtgtgACGACGActcatcataattaattaatttgatgtTGCAGAAAGTGCATATAGTATTATGGTCATACATGGCAAGACATATCTTCTCCGCATAGTGAATGCGGCGATGAATGAAGAAATGTTCTTTGGAATCCAAGACCACAACATCACAGTGGTGGGTCAAGATGGCGCATACATAAAGCCCATAGACACCAGTTACATCATGATTACCCCAGGACAAACAATGGACGTGTTGCTCAAAGCAGACCGTCCGTTTGGTTCCTATTACATGGTTGCTACCCCTTTTTTTGATTCAACGGCTCCGTACGATGCAAACGTAACTTCAGGAATTGTGCATTACGGTGTGGAATCAGCTGTGAGTCCTAGTCCTAGTCCTGCAACAGACAACTTCCCTGTCTATCCATCATTCCTTCCTCGTGTCAAAGCTAGGGAAGCCGCAGACGACTTCACAAAAAGAATAAGGTTTCGGGAAACTCCACAACTACCGATGGATGTCCCAAAAGAAATTGATGAAAGAATCTTCATCACAGTTTCTGTAAATGAGTTGCCTTGTGAAAAACTTAATTCCTGTGGAGCTGGGGCAGATGGTAATAGCAGGCACTATGCAAGCTTAAACAACATAAGTTTGCTGACCCCAACAAGGGATATATTGGATGCATACTACGAGTATTAAATTTCTGCCTTTATTTCTACTCTTGTcataaattattacaaataataattagtCGAGCTCATATATACATGATTATGGACACTAAGTACTATTTCCACCACTGATATTTTGCAGCAACTTTATCGCCAATGCCCCTTCTCCTGCTCCTCTTCCTTTTGACACTGATTTTCCGGCTTTTCCTCCTACTACTTTTGACTACACGGGAGCTAATCTGCCCGAACCAACCATGTTAGGGACCAAGGTATTGATGATAGAGTATGGTAAAAATGTGGAAATAGTGTTCCAAGGGACTAATATTGGGAATCCAGAGAACCATCCAATGCATCTTCATGGTTATAGCTTCTACTTGGTTGGGACGGGTTGTGGGAACTTTTACACGGACGACCCTAATTACCATCATGATTACAATTTAGTTGATCCACCCAAAGTTAACACAATTGGAGTACCCAAAGGTGGTTGGGCTGCGATTAGATTTAAAGCTGATAATCCTGGTAATCTCACTCTCTTTCTAAATATGTTTCTGTGCGCGCGTGCATAATTCATTTTCACTGACATGGATGCATGATTTATATTTTCAGGGGTTTGGTTTATGCATTGTCATTTGGAAAGGCACGCCAGTTGGGGTATGGCCGGAGTCCTCATTGTGAAGAATGGAGAACAAGAAGATGAAAAAATGAATGGTCCTCCATCTGGTGGTATGCCTAAATGTTGAGTCTTTTAGAAAATGATTCGGTCCAATTTCTATGTGCCACCTCCATGTGCCACCTCCAACTGTTTTGCATGTTACTGTTTAGTTTGTTTTAGAAAAATGTTTCGGTTCAATCTCTAAGGGGCACCTCTAATTGGTTTGCCTGTTTGTTTAGTGTGTTTTAGAAAATGTTTCAGTGTGATCTCATAAGGACTCGAAGAATGGAAAGCGTATTGAATTAGGTCTTTTAAGACACTTTCATTTTTTGATATAATTCTCCTTCTAATAGTATTTCATTTAAATACAAATATTCATCCTAATTGCAACTGAGAGAGAGTTGTTACAATTCTGTGTAACAAAAGCaaggagtccaaatcttctgtcttaCTTTTCCTCCTTCACTCTATACtctaccaataaaaacttgccacgtgttcacttaattaattagatacTACTATTGATTAATAACGGCAGTATTAATAAGTTAATAATGATAGTATCTAAATAATTAGGTGAACacgtggcaagtttttattggtggagtagagagtggagcaggaaaagtgagacagaagatttgaaCTCCAAAAGCAAGAGCTTGCTCCTTGGAAATGAAAGCTCCTCGTGAGGGCAATACAACTTGAAAGCTCAATTAATGTGAAAACACTAAAATttgtttagactcccaaatttaaattacggctagattgcttttactctaatttattAAAGTGTGAAACAAGAGTATATGAAGTGTAATAAATTGGTAACACTACTCTAAGCCTTAAGCAACCACAGTGAGTAATAAAAGTAAAGTTTAAAAAGTAGAGACgagatacaaacacaagataataccgagacgtgttattgaagaggaaatcgaagaactcggcaaaaaaTCTCTCTACAACCCTCCAAGtcaaaatcgatccactagtgaataagttggagtacataaatatcaaaaagaccctctaagcctaatctacctaatgtacttgagccctccaagcttctgcTACTAACAGACTTCTCAAaatcttgtcttcactagctttccggatcccgcaattcTGCCTAATTGCATCCGCCACTCAATGGATTCTTCCactcaatggcttcttccaatgcttcccaaagacACCAAAACTTCTCTTAACATTCAGAATGGGTGAGATAAGTGTTTGACCTAGAGGAAAATCAAGAGAAATtttgtagatgattgtgggtatgacaatctctaactctcaagtgttttgctagggttttctctctgaaaagaactccttacaatttcgtgggtaatgagggtatatatagtgtataTATAGTGCGTGTAAAGAATATGGTAAAACACTTTtcatttttgccaaacagagaGTTTCGCGGGTACCTCGCGACATGACCTTTCTCGTAAAATACTCATGAAATGACAGGTTGGCACATGACTCTTTAGCTTCTATTCATGTGCTTCACACATGGCCTTTTCACGAGTTACTTTACTCGCGAGCTAGTCGCGAATCTGCACTTATTTTCATTGcatgcttgattcttcaccaatctctcatactcatcccttacaattaaacCCATATAAATACAGGGaaaaaattgattgaattacaaccaaatttgacgtggaattaaagccaacaaagtctaattggaaatcacaactttacaatctctctctttggctattccgtgacaaaacctcTAAACAGattctagacttaaacgtgagtttgggaacagaGGCAAAACTCattcacacctaaatctaaaacttGTGATGCACTTGAATCATATACACTTGTAttctgaaacacttgcacataaCAAATAACTTCATTAAGCACAAGACAAGTAGATTATAAGGCATGTATAAAGAACAAGTAACATGAGATCAAGATAAACAAGATATATGAGAACATGTAGCATAACTTGAtcatataggaacaatcattaAGAAATGACCACAATGAACATTTAACTGGAAAATGATCATCCGGACACGCAAACAATTAAGAGCAGTGCAAAAATTAATTGCATATCCAACAAGCACATGATgcattaaagaaattaaagcaAAAAGCTATAGATAACTAAAAGCATCAAGAAATGGCTATAAAAACCAAGGTACACAAAGTACTAAAGAAAAACTAAGTTTTAAACTAAAGTATtgaaagttttaaaataaaacactgTAAATAAAACATAAAGCACCAAAAATAAACCAATGAACTAATGGTTCCCTACTCCTTCTTAAGCTGTACTCCCCCTCAAGCTAATCTATTCCCCCTTTTTGACTAGAATGGCCAAAGATCCTAGAATGTATTgaattttgagtttgatttcTTCAAGTCTTGGATCTAAGAAGATAGGGTGGTGATTTGCCCTTGGAGGTATGCAAACTGGCTCTTGGAGTAGGCAATGTGCTTACTCAATAGACTATGCATTTGTTCTACCCTTTCTGGAAGAAAATCAAGATAGTCGGGAGCTGTAGCTGGTGATTGAGTAGATGACTGTGGAATGTCCTCTGGTCCATGTGTGAACTGATCAATCTCATCTTCGGTGTTGCCACCTTCAGTTTCAGCTTTTTCCCTTTGAACTTGTGTTGCACCAACTTCTCTTTCTTGACTCGGAATGTGAGCTTTACTCCTGTTAATAGTGTGCTCACTAATTGGATATTCCTTTGACATCACAGGAAGCCCACTAGGAAGTTTCACTCCTGCCTTTGAAATTAGAGACATGATAAGGCTCGGGAATGATAGAGTCATCCTTGACTTTCTCCTCTAAACGCACTTGACAAGAAGATGGTAGATGTGACCACATATATCAATCTCCTTGTGAGTGAAGAGATCATAAAGAAAAATGGTTCTTGGCTGTGACAATGTTATCTAATTCTTCATCGGATAGTGGTTGAAGATCATGATGTAAGCCAATGCTCCCATCTCAGGAGAGAAGTCAGTTGTGTGCAAGGACTTCTTCTTGAGCTGGCCTCTAAAGATTGGCACAAGAGGCTCAAGCTTATCCTTTTCCTCATCATAGTGTAGAAAGGAATCTGGAGTCATTGGAAGAATCTCTAAAAGCTCTTGGATTGACTCCCTAGATATGGTGTACTCTTTCCCCCGGATCCAGCAGTTAAGATGGTCACCTTCCACAAAGGCATTTGCAAAGAACTCCTTGATGATGTTGTCATACACACCTCCAGATGGATTAAGCAATTTGGTCCATGTCCTTTCCTTGGACACCTCCGGAATGAATGTGTTCTCCAAGGATTCAAGGTCCACACCCCTCTCCATAATGATCACAACATTCTTGTAGTATTCTACGTAGACGGTATTAACATCTTCATTTCTGAATGAATCAAGGGAATGATGAGGACGCTTTGTTGATTCTTGGTAGCTGTCTTACGAGGAGACATTTACAATAATGAACAAACACACAAACCATACACAAACATGGtaacaaacttgattagataCAAGTTAGTCAAAAAACAAGGACAAATAGTGAAAAATGCCTTAAAGAAGAAACAAATGAGCATAACATAGACACAAGAGCATTTTATATGTGCTAAAAGGTTTAAAAAGACTTAACTAGCATGAATGAATGTAAAACATGTCAAGTGATAGAGTGTGTGCATTAAGGGTGCATTaagtgtgcatgtgagatgcatgaTCAATGCATGAGCAAGCACTCAtggggcaaagtgtgtaaacacacaaccaatgatcaaaacatgataaacatgaataattatggtAATTCCCAAAAATTgttactcatcggagtccaaaagagtgaaaaaaatagCATAGAAGCATTTTATCAGACACTTagagtgcacacactacacatgtatgataaacaatgcatgaacatatgaaaaacTTGCCTAATACATGTTAAAATGCCACGTGGGGCCAACAAAAACATCAACAAGACAAATGGGGCATAGcctaatcaagaaaaaaatggcaaaatttgacaaaaattaaaatttctcaaCTCCATTCAAAATAAACCCAAccttagaaattttaggaatcTAACACTTAATCTATGGATTTTAAAAGACAAAGAGTGTTAAAAAAATACCTTAGAGAAGTCTTCGAGATGAAATCCAAGAAGTTTTGGTTgagttttgagagaaaattgtgttttggGCTAAGAGAGGCACGAGGGGGgcaaaacaaaacatttgaaaaactATCACTGTGAGCCctataaaaattgaattttcttcatTTCGCGGGATAGTGACTTGCGTAGGACTCGAGGGTTACTCGCAAAAATCCTCATTTGCATAGGGCAAATTTCGCGAGTCGCCATTTCTCATGAATGACTTGCGAAGGAGTCGTGAGACTCTCTGTGTAAAATTTTGGAAGAATTGAAAATTCacttctgtaaggttgaatttaatcaatcatgtgttggctttattccgtgacaaatttgcttgtaatacagcacttagaaaccctgtatttaggtgggaatcatgtaagggtagtgtgtgagagagtgtgaagaaatgctcaagactgtgcagtgaagcagggactcgtgacttgatctcgcggga
This DNA window, taken from Quercus robur chromosome 2, dhQueRobu3.1, whole genome shotgun sequence, encodes the following:
- the LOC126713520 gene encoding laccase-14-like; the encoded protein is MGIKNIGLVLALFLGFLFLDGLFLCMADHHEITFDLEMKPFNKLCNGTINKLVVDGFPGQQINVRRGDTASITVRNNEDYNVTIHWHGLSQRKNPWSDGPEYITQCPIQPKSEFTYKIKFEDEEGTLWWHAHSDWVRATVHGAIVVKPAEGTTYPFDEPADDFVIILGEWYKRDMNSTVIDTLEIGGDPDKSDSYTINGFPGPQVNCPSESAYSIMVIHGKTYLLRIVNAAMNEEMFFGIQDHNITVVGQDGAYIKPIDTSYIMITPGQTMDVLLKADRPFGSYYMVATPFFDSTAPYDANVTSGIVHYGVESAVSPSPSPATDNFPVYPSFLPRVKAREAADDFTKRIRFRETPQLPMDVPKEIDERIFITVSVNELPCEKLNSCGAGADGNSRHYASLNNISLLTPTRDILDAYYDNFIANAPSPAPLPFDTDFPAFPPTTFDYTGANLPEPTMLGTKVLMIEYGKNVEIVFQGTNIGNPENHPMHLHGYSFYLVGTGCGNFYTDDPNYHHDYNLVDPPKVNTIGVPKGGWAAIRFKADNPGVWFMHCHLERHASWGMAGVLIVKNGEQEDEKMNGPPSGGMPKC